A single region of the Buchnera aphidicola (Formosaphis micheliae) genome encodes:
- the fliE gene encoding flagellar hook-basal body complex protein FliE, whose translation MPIETITNHVNQINYNTLTNIDNDNHNTSHNFSNYIDNLLNSINLTQNNAKKNSQEFILEKPGVSLSDIMIDLQKSSISINMAVQIRNKVISAYQEIMNMQV comes from the coding sequence ATGCCTATTGAAACAATTACTAATCATGTAAACCAAATTAACTATAACACATTGACTAATATAGATAACGATAACCATAATACATCTCATAATTTTTCTAATTATATTGATAATTTACTTAATAGTATTAATTTAACTCAAAATAATGCAAAAAAAAACTCTCAAGAGTTTATATTAGAGAAACCTGGAGTGTCTTTGAGTGATATAATGATAGACTTACAAAAATCTTCAATATCAATTAATATGGCTGTACAAATAAGAAACAAAGTTATTTCTGCTTATCAAGAAATAATGAATATGCAAGTGTAA
- the fliF gene encoding flagellar basal-body MS-ring/collar protein FliF, which produces MNFKVKNKIDSHLNNQKTFFNFFNRFNFSLKSILILLVLIFFIISLFLSCSKTQKYSVLYDNLSIQDKNTIVSHLSKMKIPYQFNDHSGALLVPDNTINDIRFKLTEYGLPRGSSIGFELLDKEKFGTSQFNEQINYQRALEGELARTIEKLNSIRTATVHLALPKSSVFIRDKKVPTASLVLELQTGKYLDKNQVNSILQFVSNSVSGLMLENITIIDQFGTLLNPKHFFDGEFNEMRFKYSEELENRYKKRIEDILTPVVGKGNVHAQVTAQINFNHQDKMEEHYQPNYMHFQQSIRSRQSTHNSDIGDQHFNVSIPHNLSHSFSHDLNKIDKDVPYVNRPSDRDVYFPNDTKIHSDDTVNYELDRIVTRTQCQVGEIQRLSVAVVVNYMKDKLGNFVPLSENQIKGIENLTRQSIGYSEHREDSVNVVNALFVNNSDVLDSKNINVSGKNVLNLSPKIKKIQINDITSNSNTNEWTLVKDYLIHKFNNLFKYFSYYLLILFMIILIQYIVFKMYIKKKRFSCLNNQQEDNKIEQKKENNKYIVDKNINFNSDSGKNTVNINSKTDMNKIEMIIKKWMSDRT; this is translated from the coding sequence ATGAATTTTAAAGTCAAAAATAAAATAGATTCACATTTGAATAATCAGAAAACTTTTTTTAATTTTTTTAATCGATTTAATTTTAGTCTAAAAAGTATTTTAATATTGTTAGTACTAATTTTTTTTATTATATCCTTATTTTTATCATGTTCTAAAACACAAAAATATAGTGTATTATATGACAATTTATCTATCCAAGATAAAAATACTATAGTATCTCATTTATCTAAAATGAAAATTCCTTACCAATTTAACGATCATTCTGGTGCATTATTAGTTCCTGATAATACAATAAATGATATTCGTTTTAAATTAACTGAATATGGGTTGCCTAGAGGATCTAGTATTGGTTTTGAATTGTTAGATAAAGAAAAATTTGGTACTAGTCAATTTAATGAGCAAATTAATTATCAAAGAGCTTTGGAAGGTGAATTAGCTAGGACGATAGAAAAATTAAATTCGATACGTACTGCTACAGTACATTTAGCTTTACCTAAGTCTTCTGTTTTTATTAGAGATAAAAAAGTACCTACAGCATCACTGGTTTTAGAATTACAGACAGGAAAATATTTAGATAAAAACCAAGTTAATTCTATTTTACAATTTGTTTCTAATAGTGTATCAGGATTAATGTTAGAGAATATTACTATTATTGATCAATTTGGAACATTATTAAATCCTAAACATTTTTTTGATGGTGAATTTAATGAAATGCGTTTCAAATATTCTGAAGAATTAGAGAATCGGTATAAAAAACGTATTGAGGATATTTTAACACCTGTAGTAGGTAAAGGTAATGTTCATGCACAAGTAACTGCACAGATAAATTTTAATCACCAGGATAAAATGGAAGAACATTATCAACCAAATTATATGCATTTTCAACAATCTATTAGGTCTCGTCAAAGCACTCATAATTCAGATATAGGTGATCAACATTTCAATGTATCAATTCCTCATAATTTATCTCATTCATTTTCTCATGATTTAAATAAAATTGATAAAGATGTTCCATATGTAAATCGACCATCAGATAGAGATGTTTATTTTCCTAATGATACTAAAATACATAGTGATGATACTGTCAATTACGAATTAGATCGAATTGTCACTCGTACTCAATGTCAAGTTGGTGAAATACAAAGATTATCAGTAGCTGTAGTAGTAAATTATATGAAGGATAAATTGGGTAATTTTGTTCCACTTTCAGAAAATCAAATTAAAGGAATAGAAAATTTAACTCGTCAATCTATCGGATATTCTGAACATAGAGAAGATAGTGTGAATGTAGTTAATGCTTTGTTTGTCAATAATTCAGATGTATTAGATTCAAAAAATATCAATGTATCAGGTAAAAATGTATTAAACTTATCACCTAAAATAAAAAAAATACAAATAAATGATATTACTTCGAATAGTAATACGAACGAGTGGACATTAGTAAAAGATTATCTTATTCATAAATTTAATAATTTATTTAAATATTTTTCATACTATTTGTTAATATTATTCATGATTATTTTAATACAATATATTGTATTTAAAATGTATATAAAGAAAAAAAGATTTTCATGTTTAAATAATCAACAAGAAGACAATAAAATTGAACAAAAAAAAGAAAACAATAAGTATATAGTTGACAAAAATATTAATTTTAATTCTGATTCTGGTAAAAATACTGTAAATATAAATTCTAAAACAGATATGAATAAAATAGAAATGATTATAAAAAAATGGATGAGCGATAGAACATGA
- a CDS encoding FliG C-terminal domain-containing protein — MNNSINGIKKSAILLMLIGTENAVLILKKIKISEINRLVEYMINFDCISNTEIDLVLKECADFFSPVVLNIQNNYHDYIFSILHQVFGEEVANNLIEDVIDEMKIRSGIDQFNNIDCIQLFSLICNEHIQVVTAIMMHMQERQLVKLLTFFSEKQRSEIIFRMVQFSGLKKRGKKELLKIINDILNNCRISLHNLMGTKKIVDIIDLMHIEDKKTLINNLSKFDTDITENILDKIFLFENIIDIDDKYIFSLLQEIDLNKICIALRNTNKTLQDKFIKNIEKKHVNYLRQELLKNTNVSDMEIKKARKHIVKIIIHLLKNGIIFMREGKSNHV, encoded by the coding sequence ATGAACAATAGTATTAATGGTATTAAGAAAAGTGCAATTTTATTAATGTTAATAGGTACCGAGAATGCAGTTTTAATATTAAAAAAAATAAAAATTTCAGAAATTAATAGATTAGTTGAATATATGATAAATTTTGATTGTATTTCCAATACAGAAATTGATTTGGTTTTAAAAGAATGCGCAGATTTTTTTAGTCCAGTAGTACTAAATATTCAGAATAATTATCATGATTATATATTTTCTATTCTTCATCAAGTATTTGGAGAAGAGGTTGCTAATAACTTAATAGAAGATGTTATTGATGAAATGAAAATTCGTTCTGGTATTGATCAATTTAATAATATAGATTGTATTCAATTATTTTCTTTAATTTGTAATGAACACATTCAAGTCGTTACTGCGATTATGATGCATATGCAAGAACGTCAATTAGTTAAATTATTAACTTTTTTTTCTGAAAAACAACGTTCAGAAATAATTTTTAGAATGGTTCAATTTAGCGGATTAAAAAAAAGAGGTAAAAAGGAATTATTAAAAATAATCAATGATATACTAAACAATTGCAGAATTTCTCTTCATAATTTAATGGGTACAAAAAAAATAGTTGATATTATAGATTTAATGCATATTGAAGATAAAAAAACATTAATTAATAATTTATCAAAATTTGATACAGATATAACAGAAAATATTTTAGATAAAATTTTTTTATTTGAGAATATTATAGATATAGATGATAAATATATTTTTAGTTTATTACAAGAGATAGATTTAAATAAAATATGTATAGCTTTAAGAAATACAAATAAGACATTACAAGATAAATTCATTAAAAATATTGAAAAAAAACATGTAAATTATTTACGTCAAGAATTGTTAAAAAATACGAATGTATCAGATATGGAAATTAAAAAAGCTAGAAAACATATAGTAAAAATAATTATTCATTTATTGAAGAATGGCATAATTTTTATGCGAGAAGGTAAAAGTAATCATGTCTAA
- a CDS encoding flagellar assembly protein FliH yields MSNITSNKIWKKWYPDELKSEFNISTVKPIVNQKKMLYQLKKNKSQRDPSNKKEINNLSKNKDYSIAYNEGLKKGEEIGYKIGIEQMLSNNNKNHYNEQNKINSILSNFESELNAIDDVIVPKLVQLVLKVTAKIIGETHLIKESMILNKIKEILKTKCIICDKPKLIINPNDKNLVEKHFKKIFNTYGWKIICNKDIHSGGCKIESEGGNVDSTLTTYWRELCKLSLLNENYS; encoded by the coding sequence ATGTCTAATATTACATCTAATAAAATATGGAAAAAATGGTATCCTGACGAGTTAAAATCTGAGTTTAATATTAGCACTGTTAAACCTATAGTAAATCAAAAAAAAATGTTATATCAACTTAAAAAAAATAAGTCTCAGAGAGATCCTTCTAATAAAAAAGAGATTAATAATCTATCAAAAAACAAAGATTATAGTATAGCATATAATGAAGGTTTAAAGAAAGGTGAAGAAATAGGTTATAAAATTGGAATAGAACAAATGTTGTCTAATAATAATAAAAATCATTATAATGAACAAAATAAAATAAATTCTATTTTATCAAATTTTGAATCAGAATTGAATGCCATAGATGATGTTATCGTGCCGAAATTAGTACAATTAGTTTTAAAAGTAACAGCAAAAATAATAGGAGAGACACATTTAATTAAGGAATCAATGATATTAAATAAAATTAAAGAAATATTAAAAACGAAATGTATAATTTGTGATAAACCGAAATTAATAATTAATCCAAATGATAAAAATTTAGTTGAAAAACATTTTAAAAAAATTTTTAATACATATGGATGGAAGATTATTTGCAATAAAGATATACATTCGGGTGGATGTAAAATAGAATCAGAAGGTGGCAATGTAGATTCTACTCTGACTACTTATTGGCGTGAGTTATGTAAATTATCTTTATTGAATGAGAATTATTCATGA
- a CDS encoding FliI/YscN family ATPase has product MNSRLKKWIKKLNDFEKKIHFFPENFIFGYVVGVNGSILEVSGLNVPIGSICFVETIICGQVIEIDCEVISFKKNKLLLIMFEQTIGIQPYSRVFLKSYNKKMIHIGKPMPIGDQLLGRVIDNLGRPLDGLSRLNLEEYSFLQFKKINPLYRQPITEVLDTGIKSINALLTIGKGQRIGLFSSSGLGKSVLLGMIARYTKVDIIIVALIGERGREINDFINNILGKEGLSRSVIIAVPSNYSAISQVQGALYATYIAEYFRNKKYHVLLIMDSLTRYAMAHREIALSIGELPAIKGFPPSVFSKLSHLVEHAGNGLNDIGSMSAIYTVLTEINIDNDPISEVTRSFLDGHIVLSKLYADSGHYPAIDIETSISRLTTSLVNSTYYFKIRDFKRLISVYQSNKELINIGAYVAGNNLILDKAIKLWSKIENFLIQDINSSFNYIDSCQALLEILD; this is encoded by the coding sequence ATGAATTCAAGATTAAAAAAATGGATTAAAAAATTAAATGATTTTGAAAAAAAAATACATTTTTTTCCTGAAAATTTTATTTTTGGTTATGTAGTGGGTGTAAATGGTAGCATATTAGAAGTAAGTGGATTAAATGTACCTATAGGTTCAATATGTTTTGTAGAAACTATAATTTGTGGACAAGTTATAGAGATAGATTGTGAGGTTATTAGTTTTAAAAAAAATAAATTATTATTAATTATGTTTGAACAAACGATTGGTATACAACCATATTCAAGAGTATTTTTAAAGTCATATAATAAAAAAATGATTCATATAGGTAAACCTATGCCTATAGGTGATCAATTATTAGGCAGAGTCATAGATAATTTAGGTCGTCCTTTAGATGGATTATCTCGCTTAAATTTAGAAGAATATTCATTTTTACAATTTAAAAAAATAAATCCTTTATATCGTCAACCAATTACTGAAGTATTAGATACTGGAATTAAATCTATAAATGCATTATTAACTATAGGTAAGGGGCAAAGAATTGGCCTATTTTCTAGTTCAGGATTAGGAAAAAGTGTTTTATTAGGAATGATAGCCAGATATACTAAAGTTGATATTATTATTGTTGCATTGATAGGAGAACGCGGTAGAGAAATAAATGATTTTATTAACAATATACTTGGAAAGGAAGGATTATCACGTTCTGTAATTATTGCTGTACCTTCTAATTATTCTGCTATATCGCAGGTGCAAGGTGCACTTTATGCTACATATATTGCCGAATATTTTCGTAACAAAAAATATCATGTATTATTGATTATGGATTCTTTAACACGTTATGCAATGGCACATAGAGAAATTGCTTTATCTATTGGTGAATTACCAGCTATAAAAGGTTTTCCCCCATCTGTTTTTTCTAAATTATCGCATTTAGTTGAGCATGCTGGTAATGGACTTAATGATATTGGTTCCATGTCAGCTATTTATACAGTTTTGACAGAGATAAATATAGACAATGATCCAATTTCAGAAGTTACGCGATCTTTTTTAGATGGACATATAGTTTTATCTAAATTATACGCTGATTCCGGTCATTATCCTGCTATTGATATTGAAACATCAATTAGTCGTTTAACGACCAGTTTAGTAAATTCTACATATTATTTTAAAATACGTGATTTTAAGAGATTAATATCTGTTTATCAAAGTAATAAAGAGTTAATTAATATTGGTGCATATGTTGCAGGGAATAATCTAATTTTAGATAAAGCCATTAAACTCTGGTCTAAAATAGAAAATTTTTTAATTCAAGATATTAATTCTTCTTTCAATTATATTGATTCTTGTCAAGCATTATTAGAAATTTTAGATTAA
- a CDS encoding flagellar FliJ family protein, whose amino-acid sequence MNTISLQEKRIFDKLNLLNSYYMDYKKLLNHNLKFGIFGSKLKNYVNFIEVLSIGIKKQNEIYKQYQEKLYYMRCNWKKYNSKLKMWRILKKMLEQKMLQRKLVLEQMYVDELTCVKSCINKEVNNF is encoded by the coding sequence TTGAATACTATTTCTTTACAAGAAAAGCGTATATTTGATAAGTTAAATTTATTAAATAGTTATTATATGGATTATAAAAAATTATTAAATCATAATTTGAAATTTGGTATCTTCGGCAGTAAATTAAAAAATTATGTTAATTTTATTGAAGTGTTATCAATTGGTATAAAAAAACAAAATGAAATATATAAACAATATCAAGAAAAGTTATATTATATGCGTTGTAATTGGAAAAAATATAATAGCAAATTAAAAATGTGGCGTATTTTAAAAAAAATGTTGGAACAAAAAATGTTACAGAGAAAATTAGTTTTAGAACAAATGTATGTAGATGAATTAACTTGTGTAAAATCATGCATAAATAAAGAGGTGAATAATTTTTGA
- a CDS encoding FliM/FliN family flagellar motor switch protein gives MKTNINVLNSIDIINKKIKDDKNRLEIFQKNYLYRLDINKYYHLIKLDLNLLNKINSSFLKFFCSDISMFLNLENIKITLSNTIIQTYSKYISQFKRPISVNLIELNSNKDIFLIIFSDNFLSMIIDNLFGGSELKKITNNYRHVGVTPYERRIIKKIVKILLLGYQKAYQETFPVNMKYIQSHVESDFHKLSFANHMFIITSFDITIGYFKSTFNILLPIFTINELKKLPYYIDINKSKIYKDKEKNDLFNNVNYIYLTLIAKLTKICLPLNKVLNLKIGDVLPINKPNHGIVYVDTVPIFLGECTIVDNKYACCIRSVVKLTRK, from the coding sequence ATGAAAACTAATATTAATGTTTTAAATTCTATTGATATTATTAATAAAAAAATAAAAGATGATAAAAATCGATTAGAAATATTTCAAAAAAATTATTTATATCGTTTAGACATAAATAAATATTATCATTTAATTAAATTAGATTTAAATTTATTAAATAAGATAAATAGTAGTTTTTTAAAATTTTTTTGTTCAGATATATCTATGTTTTTAAATTTAGAAAATATTAAGATTACATTATCTAATACTATAATTCAGACATATAGTAAATATATATCTCAATTTAAAAGGCCAATTAGTGTTAATTTAATAGAATTAAATTCTAATAAAGATATTTTTCTAATTATTTTTTCAGATAATTTTTTATCTATGATAATAGATAATTTATTTGGGGGAAGTGAATTAAAAAAAATAACAAACAATTATAGACATGTTGGTGTTACACCATATGAACGACGAATTATAAAAAAAATAGTAAAAATATTACTTTTAGGATATCAAAAAGCTTATCAAGAAACATTTCCTGTTAATATGAAATATATTCAATCACATGTAGAATCAGATTTTCATAAATTATCTTTTGCGAATCATATGTTTATTATTACATCTTTTGATATAACTATAGGATATTTTAAAAGTACATTTAATATCTTATTGCCTATATTTACTATTAATGAATTAAAAAAGTTACCATATTACATAGATATTAATAAATCGAAGATATATAAAGATAAAGAAAAAAATGATTTATTTAATAATGTTAATTATATATATTTAACGTTAATTGCAAAATTAACTAAAATTTGTTTACCGTTAAATAAAGTATTAAACTTAAAAATAGGAGATGTTTTACCTATTAATAAACCTAATCATGGTATTGTTTACGTTGATACTGTTCCTATATTTTTAGGAGAATGTACTATAGTTGATAATAAGTATGCTTGTTGTATTAGAAGTGTGGTTAAATTAACTCGTAAATAA
- the fliN gene encoding flagellar motor switch protein FliN, translating into MSNNEKLKNKADIKLIKDNNVNNHISTNVNNHISTNVNNNINTDINNNIQTNVDNDLNADVNNDLNANVNNDVNADVDNNLNADVDNNLNANVNNDLNANVNNDLNANVNNDLNADVDNNLNAVVNNDLNANVGNNLNAVVNNDLNANVNNDLNADVGNDINTDVDNDLNADVNKIKKFVNIDNSSSTTLLNGINHIFDISVNVTVQLGKVKIKIADLLNLSSGSILILDKYIGDSLDIFVNDSLIAKGEIVVEKDKYGIRITNIMDCLNNVNYQS; encoded by the coding sequence ATGTCTAACAATGAAAAGTTAAAAAATAAAGCAGATATTAAATTAATAAAAGACAATAATGTTAATAATCATATAAGTACTAATGTTAATAATCATATAAGTACTAATGTTAATAATAATATAAATACTGATATTAATAATAATATACAGACTAATGTTGATAATGATTTAAATGCTGATGTTAATAATGATTTAAATGCTAATGTTAATAATGATGTAAATGCTGATGTTGATAATAATTTAAATGCTGATGTTGATAATAATTTAAATGCTAATGTTAATAATGATTTAAATGCTAATGTTAATAATGATTTAAATGCTAATGTTAATAATGATTTAAATGCTGATGTTGATAATAATTTAAATGCTGTTGTTAATAATGATTTAAATGCTAATGTTGGTAATAATTTAAATGCTGTTGTTAATAATGATTTAAATGCTAATGTTAATAATGATTTAAATGCTGATGTCGGTAATGATATAAATACTGATGTTGATAATGATTTAAATGCTGATGTTAATAAAATAAAAAAGTTTGTTAACATAGATAATTCAAGTAGTACCACATTATTAAATGGAATTAATCATATTTTTGATATATCCGTTAATGTTACAGTACAATTAGGGAAAGTAAAAATTAAGATAGCAGATTTATTGAATTTGTCTTCTGGATCAATATTAATATTAGATAAATATATTGGTGATTCTTTAGATATTTTTGTAAATGATTCATTAATAGCTAAAGGTGAAATAGTAGTAGAAAAAGATAAATATGGAATACGTATTACTAATATTATGGATTGTTTAAACAATGTAAATTATCAGAGTTAA
- the fliP gene encoding flagellar type III secretion system pore protein FliP (The bacterial flagellar biogenesis protein FliP forms a type III secretion system (T3SS)-type pore required for flagellar assembly.) produces MYLLFFLCLFSPTVYSATSSDIMGSTLLQQVGKEWSFSIQALLFISALTFLPAILLMMTSFTRIIIVFGLVRNALGTPYAPSNQILVGLALFLTFFIMSPICDTIYNTAYLPFSRDEISMSVAIEKGICPLKKFMINQTRESDLKLFSTLDKASSFTNKDDIPMRIVLPSFVTSELKTAFQIGCTIFIPFVIIDLVIASVLMSLGMMMVPPSSISLPFKLMLFVLVDGWQLLITSLAQSFFVN; encoded by the coding sequence ATGTATTTATTGTTTTTTTTATGTTTATTTTCGCCTACAGTTTATTCAGCAACATCATCAGATATTATGGGTAGTACATTGTTACAACAAGTAGGAAAAGAATGGTCATTTTCTATTCAAGCATTGCTGTTTATTAGTGCTTTAACATTTTTACCAGCTATATTATTAATGATGACTAGTTTTACGCGAATTATTATCGTATTTGGTTTGGTGAGAAATGCATTAGGGACACCTTATGCTCCTTCTAATCAAATTTTAGTAGGATTAGCATTATTTTTAACATTTTTTATTATGTCTCCTATTTGTGATACTATATATAATACAGCTTATTTACCTTTTAGTCGAGATGAAATTAGTATGTCAGTGGCAATAGAGAAAGGTATCTGTCCTCTAAAAAAATTTATGATTAATCAAACGCGTGAGTCAGATTTAAAATTATTTTCTACTTTAGATAAAGCTTCATCTTTTACTAATAAAGATGATATTCCTATGAGGATCGTATTACCATCTTTTGTTACTAGTGAATTAAAAACGGCTTTTCAAATTGGATGTACTATTTTTATTCCATTTGTGATTATTGATTTAGTTATCGCAAGTGTTTTAATGTCATTAGGTATGATGATGGTACCGCCTTCTTCTATATCGTTACCTTTTAAGTTGATGTTGTTTGTTTTAGTAGATGGATGGCAATTACTCATTACTTCTTTAGCTCAAAGTTTTTTTGTTAATTAA
- the fliQ gene encoding flagellar biosynthesis protein FliQ, which produces MTIEYIMTLFHEAMKVGLMISAPILLSVLLTGLIISVLQAAMQVNEQTLSFIPKIISVLVTIIILGPWMLGVMLDYIKTIFYNLPMVVN; this is translated from the coding sequence ATGACAATCGAATATATAATGACACTTTTTCATGAAGCAATGAAAGTAGGTTTAATGATTTCTGCTCCTATATTATTATCTGTTTTATTAACTGGTTTAATAATTAGTGTATTACAAGCTGCTATGCAGGTAAATGAACAAACGTTATCTTTCATTCCAAAAATTATTTCTGTTTTAGTTACGATTATTATATTAGGTCCATGGATGTTAGGTGTAATGTTAGATTATATAAAAACCATATTTTATAATTTACCTATGGTTGTTAACTAA
- a CDS encoding flagellar biosynthetic protein FliR encodes MNILYSSNVSLFILYFLFPFARILSFIATVPLFENRFIGYKIKFILSVVITYLIIPFIPTLEIISLSYISIVILIQQILIGTMLGLTIQWILSIGQIAGEIVGLQMGLSFSTIFDSTSRTNVSIISRFFYILFSALLMSCNIHIWIILILVYTFYTIPISQITLNSIVFIDIVKFFSIIFSYGMMLILPIMVILLILNGVMSIFNRIVSQISFFSIGLPITLLTGMFMLYMLLVNCGPYLKNLSQFLMLFFMTILSTLK; translated from the coding sequence ATGAATATTCTATATAGCTCTAATGTTTCGTTGTTTATTTTATATTTTTTGTTTCCTTTTGCTCGTATATTATCATTTATTGCAACTGTTCCTTTATTTGAAAATAGATTTATAGGATATAAAATAAAATTTATTTTATCAGTGGTAATAACTTATTTAATTATTCCTTTTATACCAACATTAGAGATAATTTCATTATCATATATCAGCATTGTTATATTAATACAACAAATATTAATTGGAACAATGTTGGGATTAACAATACAATGGATTTTATCAATAGGTCAAATAGCAGGAGAAATAGTAGGATTACAAATGGGTTTATCTTTTTCTACTATATTTGATAGTACTAGCAGAACTAATGTATCTATAATATCTCGTTTTTTTTATATATTATTTTCTGCATTGTTAATGTCATGTAATATACATATTTGGATAATATTGATATTAGTATATACTTTTTATACAATACCTATTAGTCAAATAACATTAAATTCCATTGTATTTATAGATATAGTCAAGTTTTTTAGTATAATTTTTAGTTATGGTATGATGTTAATTTTGCCAATTATGGTAATTTTATTAATATTAAATGGAGTAATGAGTATATTTAATCGCATTGTATCTCAGATTTCTTTTTTTTCAATAGGATTACCTATTACTTTGTTAACTGGTATGTTTATGTTGTATATGTTGTTAGTTAATTGTGGTCCTTATTTAAAAAATTTATCACAGTTCTTAATGTTATTTTTTATGACTATCTTGAGTACATTAAAATAA
- the rpmG gene encoding 50S ribosomal protein L33, with product MAKNNREKIKLTSSAGTGHFYTTTKNKRNTSNKLKLKKYDPILQKRVLYQENKIK from the coding sequence ATGGCAAAAAACAATAGAGAAAAAATAAAATTAACTTCTTCTGCTGGCACAGGACATTTCTATACCACAACTAAGAATAAACGTAATACATCTAACAAATTAAAATTAAAGAAATATGATCCTATTCTTCAAAAACGTGTATTATATCAAGAAAATAAAATAAAATAA
- the rpmB gene encoding 50S ribosomal protein L28, giving the protein MSKICQITGKKIMVGNYRSHAMNATKRKFLPNLHFHRFWIPEEKRFIILRVSTKGMRLIDKKGIYTVLQEINKKNRDKIWQKTIEKK; this is encoded by the coding sequence ATGTCTAAAATTTGTCAAATTACAGGAAAAAAAATAATGGTCGGAAATTATAGATCACACGCAATGAATGCCACTAAAAGAAAATTTTTACCTAATTTACATTTTCATCGTTTTTGGATTCCTGAAGAAAAAAGATTTATAATTTTACGTGTATCTACAAAAGGTATGCGCTTAATTGATAAAAAAGGAATATATACAGTTTTACAAGAAATTAATAAAAAAAATCGAGATAAAATATGGCAAAAAACAATAGAGAAAAAATAA
- the ppa gene encoding inorganic diphosphatase — protein MSLNKIPSGINPPEDINIIVEISSHSNPIKYEIEKKTGALFVDRFMLTPMFYPCNYGYINYTLSNDGDPLDALVHTPYPIQPGSVIRSRPIGLLKMSDESGEDVKIIALPHSKIYSMYDKYKDICDLPNLLRDQIFHFFKHYKKIEKNKWVKIIGWENIEYAKKEIIHSIKRY, from the coding sequence ATGTCATTAAATAAAATACCATCAGGTATTAATCCTCCAGAAGATATTAATATTATTGTTGAAATTTCATCTCATTCTAATCCAATAAAATATGAAATAGAAAAAAAAACAGGTGCTTTATTTGTTGATAGATTTATGTTAACTCCTATGTTCTATCCATGTAATTATGGATACATTAATTATACCTTATCTAATGACGGTGATCCATTAGACGCTCTAGTTCATACTCCTTATCCAATTCAACCAGGTTCAGTAATAAGATCTAGACCGATTGGATTGTTAAAAATGAGTGATGAATCTGGAGAAGATGTAAAAATTATTGCATTACCACATTCTAAAATTTATTCAATGTATGATAAATACAAAGACATATGTGATTTACCAAATTTACTGCGTGATCAAATTTTTCATTTTTTTAAACACTATAAAAAAATAGAAAAAAACAAATGGGTAAAAATTATCGGATGGGAAAATATAGAATATGCTAAGAAGGAAATAATACATAGTATTAAAAGATACTAA